The following nucleotide sequence is from uncultured Draconibacterium sp..
ATCGGCACATTGTCCTGAACCGCCACAACGGCTTTTTCAATATCCTCAACATTTTTAATGTAACCCAGTCCGCGAACCAGGTATTCTGCCTGGTTGATTTCAATCGTTTTTGCACCCACATCGCGGTTCGATTTCTGAACAGCCTGCATTACTTTATGCAGCGGAATGTTGTAAGCTTTCAATGCATCGGGATTTACGTCGATCTGATATTCCTGCACAAAACCGCCAATTGAAGCCACTTCAGAAACACCTTCGGCAGCATTCAATGAATACTTGACGAAATAATCCTGCACTGTACGGATTTCGTGTAAATCCCAACCTCCGGTAGGATTCCCCTCCTTGTCGCGTCCTTCAATGGTGTACCAGTAAACCTGTCCGAGTGCAGTAGCATCCGGACCAAGCGCGGGCTGAACACCATCCGGCAGAAGTCCCGACGGTAAGGAATTCAACTTTTCGAGAATCCGCGAACGTGACCAATAAAACTCAACATCTTCGTTAAAAATGATGTAAATGCTGGAGAAACCGAAAATGGATGAACTACGGATTGATTTTACACCCGGAATACCCAATAAATAGGTCGTTAACGGATAAGAAATCTGATCCTCAATATCCTGAGGCGAACGTCCCATCCATTGGGTAAATACAATTTGCTGGTTTTCGCCAATATCCGGAATGGCGTCTACCGGCACCGGATCTTTTGGCAAAACACCGGTGTCCCAGCCAAAGGGCGAAGTCATGATTCCCCAGCTTACAAGAAGAATCAATACCAGTATTGTAACCAGTTTATTTTCAAGAAAAAACTTTATGATTTTATTCAACATACCTTTTTTGCTATGAGATTAATACAATAGAGAGTCCGGATCATGAGTGTTCATGATCTGATCACTTATCATAATAATTTCATAAAAGATATACTTGTTCGTCGGCAAGAAACTCCATTACCGTTGGTGGAGGAGGGGCGTTTGTTAATTCGAAATCTTCAGTTAATTCGTTGGGGATTAGAATATCAGGATCAAGCAGTGTCTGTCCCAAAACGTCAATTTCGGCCAGTAACGGAATTGTTGAAATTACCGGTGCTGAAAAATCTTCTTTTACCTGGTAAAAATGATTGTCGTTGGTACAACATCCGCCATCGTCGCAGCACGAATCTGCCTGGGCGAAAAAAGAAACATCAACCAGCAAACTGTGGCAGTAATGTTTGCTCACAGCCAATCCCATTGTTGAAATCAACAACAGTGATGCTAAAATAATATGGTTGAGTTTTCTTATCATTTATAAATTAAACCTCACTAAATAAACATTTTACAAAACTAAAGGTTTAAACAAACCTGCCAGATGTTTGGCAAAGTTCGCTTAAATGAGCCTTACACTGCTTTATAGCCAATTGATTCAACGGTTTCTTTTATTTTATCCAGATCGATGTCGTCGCCCTCTAAAGTAACCGTTTTTTCGGCCAGGTTTACAACTGCACTCTCTACAAATGCCAGTTTTTGCAGGTTAGTCTCTACATTTGCCTTGCAATGGTTGCAAGTCATCCCTTCAACTTTAATCGTTTTTAATTGCATTGTATTATTCTTTAATTGTGTTTCAGTTTGTTCTTTTGGAGTCCGGTACCGCTGAATGTAGCCGTTTATAATCAATCCCAGAAGTAAAACTCCTGAAGCAATTTGCCACCAGGCCAAGTGAGTTCCGTGATCGTGTCCCAAATGTTGTTGGGTAATTTCGGTAAACCACTGCACAGGTAACAAGTAATCGATGATCAGGCCAAATCCCATAGCACCGATAATAATGGTTCCGAGATAAGTGAACAGACTTTTTTTGCCCAAAACTTTACCAATCATTGTAATTGTTGCTGCATTGGTTGCCGGTCCGGCCATAAGCAATACAAAAGCCGCTCCGGGACTGACTCCTTTTAATATAAGTATGGCTGCCAGCGGAATAGAACCGGTTGCACAAATGTATAAGGGAACCGATACAACCAAAATTAGCAGCATTTGCAATATGGGTGACAGGTTTAAAAGTTCAAAGAAATTGTTGGGTATCAGAGCAGAAATAATTGCGGCCAAAACCAACCCAATGATCAGCCATTTCGAGATATCCTGGATGAATTCTACAAAACCGTAACGAAAAATAGCCTTGATTTTCTGTCTCAGTGTTTTTGGTTTTGAAGTATTGTCGGCAACGTATTGTGGTACAGGTTCTTTTTTTGTAATTACACTTGTAATTAAACCTCCTGAAATTCCGGTAATTAAAGCGGCAATTGGTCGGATAATGGCAAACGGCAATCCCATGAGCGAAAATGTTGCCAAAATAGAATCGACACCGGTTTGCGGTGTAGAAATCATAAACGAAACAGTTCCTCCTTTTGAAGCACCATTTTTATACAAAGCCGCTCCTGTAGGAATTACTCCACAAGAACATAATGGCAACGGAATCCCGAATAATGATGAAAAAATAGAGGAGCGAAATGGCGATCCATTA
It contains:
- a CDS encoding permease codes for the protein MTIGQYILKFLGDFATILGEMAPYLLLGFFFAGLLYAFIPREKIDKYFNGSPFRSSIFSSLFGIPLPLCSCGVIPTGAALYKNGASKGGTVSFMISTPQTGVDSILATFSLMGLPFAIIRPIAALITGISGGLITSVITKKEPVPQYVADNTSKPKTLRQKIKAIFRYGFVEFIQDISKWLIIGLVLAAIISALIPNNFFELLNLSPILQMLLILVVSVPLYICATGSIPLAAILILKGVSPGAAFVLLMAGPATNAATITMIGKVLGKKSLFTYLGTIIIGAMGFGLIIDYLLPVQWFTEITQQHLGHDHGTHLAWWQIASGVLLLGLIINGYIQRYRTPKEQTETQLKNNTMQLKTIKVEGMTCNHCKANVETNLQKLAFVESAVVNLAEKTVTLEGDDIDLDKIKETVESIGYKAV